One Anolis carolinensis isolate JA03-04 chromosome 5, rAnoCar3.1.pri, whole genome shotgun sequence DNA segment encodes these proteins:
- the tmem165 gene encoding putative divalent cation/proton antiporter TMEM165, with translation MGEAVPERGRGVSKAPSAWRRGKPGLVEGAGRRKQRWWRDDGSASSSALGARAPLPSRGGRSGSGPAMAGLPRLLLLVFLAAGPLWSAAEPEAGNEREPPPQQEQQKPPPPQQQEPQQAAAQGLEVARAEKVPTPVAPVHPVSEDSTEKTNLGFIHAFVAAISVIIVSELGDKTFFIAAIMAMRYNRLTVLAGAMLALGLMTCLSVLFGYATTVIPRVYTYYVSTALFAIFGIRMLREGLKMSADEGQEELEEVQAELKKKDEELQRTKLLNGPGDVETGTGPAMPQRKWLHFISPIFVQAFTLTFLAEWGDRSQLTTIVLAAREDPYGVAVGGTVGHSLCTGLAVIGGRMIAQKISVRTVTIIGGIVFLAFAFSALFISPDAGF, from the exons ATGGGAGAGGCGGTCCCGGAGCGAGGGCGGGGCGTCTCCAAGGCTCCGTCGGCGTGGCGAAGAGGGAAGCCAGGGTTGGTTGAGGGCGCGGGAAGAAGGAAGCAGCGATGGTGGCGGGACGACGGTTCCGCCTCGTCCTCCGCTCTGGGCGCCCGCGCTCCGCTTCCTAGCCGGGGAGGCCGCTCGGGTTCCGGGCCGGCCATGGCGGGCCTTCCGCGGCTTCTGCTCCTGGTCTTCTTGGCCGCCGGACCGCTGTGGTCCGCGGCGGAGCCAGAGGCCGGCAACGAGCGAGAGCCGCCGCCTCAGCAGGAGCAGCAGAAGCCCCCTCCGCCTCAGCAGCAGGAGCCACAGCAGGCGGCGGCGCAAGGGCTGGAAGTCGCCCGGGCTGAG aaaGTGCCCACCCCTGTTGCTCCCGTTCATCCTGTCAGTGAAGATTCTACAGAGAAGACTAACTTGGGATTCATCCATGCATTTGTAGCTGCCATTTCTGTCATCATTGTCTCTGAACTTGGTGATAAGACTTTCTTTATTGCAGCCATCATGGCAATGCGTTACAATCGCTTAACAGTGCTAGCTGGGGCTATGCTTGCCTTAGGGCTGATGACTTGTTTATCAG TTTTATTTGGCTATGCCACCACTGTGATCCCCCGAGTATACACCTACTATGTGTCAACAGCCCTGTTTGCCATTTTTGGCATCCGAATGCTTCGGGAAGGCCTGAAGATGAGTGCAGATGAGGGTCAGGAAGAGCTTGAGGAAGTTCAAGCAGAACTCAAGAAGAAAGATGAAGAA CTGCAGAGAACAAAACTGTTAAATGGGCCTGGAGATGTGGAAACAGGAACTGGTCCAGCTATGCCTCAGAGGAAATGGCTGCATTTTATTTCTCCAATTTTTGTGCAAGCTTTTACTTTGACGTTCTTAGCAGAATGGGGGGACCGCTCCCAGTTAACAACAATAGTTCTGGCAGCAAGAGAG GATCCCTATGGCGTGGCAGTGGGGGGAACAGTTGGACATAGTTTGTGTACTGGCCTCGCAGTGATTGGAGGGCGAATGATAGCACAAAAAATTTCTGTCCGGACTG TGACAATCATAGGAGGCATTGTTTTCTTAGCATTTGCATTCTCTGCACTATTTATAAGCCCAGATGCTGGTTTTTAA
- the srd5a3 gene encoding polyprenol reductase: MMALLWLGLAGCFLAALLALRFPPLKLPLSPPGSGSASLSPAALLFQDLLRYGKTKGGCGQRPARLQHLDLPKRWFYHFYIVSVIWNGFLLLVLLQSLLVSWPFPIWLQDLLSILDGALQNPDGAMHASANGGESLSALLVCLFVCLSSCRRLFECLHISVFSGGVIHIVQYCFGLCYYVLLGLTVLCQVPANVREGKDPHLAVHWCHALGSLMFIWASIHQHRCHVILANLRKNKSGKVVNLNHDIPFGDWFEMVSCPHYFAELLIYVSMAITFGCKNLTWWLVVMYVFFNQAVSAILCHEYYQNNFKHYPMYRKAYIPFLL, encoded by the exons ATGATGGCGCTGCTCTGGCTGGGGCTGGCGGGCTGTTTCTTGGCGGCGCTGCTGGCACTGCGTTTCCCGCCACTGaagcttcctctttctcctcccggtTCCGGTTCCGCCTCGCTCAGCCCGGCGGCGCTGCTTTTCCAGGACCTGCTCCGTTATGGGAAGACCAAGGGCGGCTGCGGGCAGCGTCCCGCCCGGCTGCAGCACCTCGATCTCCCCAAGAG ATGGTTCTATCACTTCTATATAGTATCCGTAATTTGGAACGGTTTCCTGCTCCTGGTGCTTCTCCAAAGCTTGCTGGTGTCATGGCCTTTCCCCATCTGGCTCCAGGACTTGCTAAGTATTCTGGATGGCGCATTGCAGAACCCGGATGGAGCCATGCATGCTTCTGCGAATG GAGGAGAGTCCCTGTCTGCTCTCCTGGTGTGCCTTTTTGTCTGTTTAAGCAGCTGTCGGCGATTATTTGAGTGTCTTCACATCAGCGTATTCTCTGGAGGTGTCATTCATATTGTACAGTACTGCTTTGGACTCTGCTACTATGTCCTGTTGGGCTTGACAGTTTTATGCCAAGTCCCAGCCAACGTCAGGGAAG GGAAAGATCCTCATCTGGCAGTCCATTGGTGTCATGCCCTTGGATCGTTGATGTTTATTTGGGCCTCTATTCATCAACATAGATGCCATGTGATTCTAGCTAATCTGAGAAAAAATAAGTCAG GAAAAGTTGTGAACTTGAACCATGACATTCCATTTGGCGACTGGTTTGAAATGGTGTCCTGTCCTCATTACTTTGCTGAGCTCTTGATATACGTATCAATGGCTATCACATTTGGATGTAAAAATTTAACTTGGTGGCTGGTAGTGATGTATGTGTTTTTTAATCAGGCAGTGAGTGCTATTTTGTGCCACGAATACTACCAGAACAACTTTAAGCACTACCCCATGTATCGGAAAGCATACATACCTTTCCTTTTATAG